From the Spiroplasma alleghenense genome, one window contains:
- a CDS encoding transposase, translated as MPQKPYSQELKLLIIELYNKGFSASELAKDYDIKSGPQLIKLWVSMYNQSIKNAGNKLSCKGDYILKKDVSNKVLIDKIEELQKQLKKKDEEFLKLQIEKEFMEKCMPSCMNYSRQQVMMIQATREYKYKAFCLIYEIEFRKVLSIAKMCKIAKVSRGKYQKFKKDNLLLNNISKNDYKFNSSTLPIFQSKIKHDVIQLINDFFEENKISSGAKNIKLWIKSVFNIKVSVKTILKIMKDNEFKFQSPYRFKRSKILGRDLMEKTIRADLIENNFSANNCGEKIGIDGTIFKLLIDGKKVELLCEIAYDFYSRKVIGWKFGTSENAQIVLDVIKQVHKYCLKNSFNDAIIQSDRGRANASIIVKNFEEKQNNFIMSMSKAGFKHNAPTESMNGWIKTIFFKTCGIEFDSIENFENEFSKFVFAKNNLQNLRY; from the coding sequence TTGCCCCAAAAACCATATTCTCAGGAATTAAAATTATTAATTATTGAACTTTATAATAAAGGATTTAGTGCTAGTGAACTTGCAAAAGATTATGATATAAAATCTGGTCCACAACTTATAAAATTATGAGTTTCAATGTATAATCAATCCATAAAGAATGCAGGAAATAAATTATCTTGCAAAGGGGATTATATTTTGAAAAAAGATGTTAGTAATAAAGTATTAATAGACAAAATAGAAGAGCTACAAAAACAACTAAAAAAGAAAGATGAGGAATTTTTAAAACTACAGATTGAAAAAGAGTTCATGGAAAAGTGCATGCCCTCTTGCATGAATTACAGCCGCCAACAAGTGATGATGATTCAAGCAACGAGGGAGTATAAGTACAAAGCTTTTTGTTTAATTTATGAAATTGAATTTCGCAAAGTTTTATCAATTGCCAAAATGTGCAAAATTGCCAAGGTTTCTCGAGGCAAATATCAAAAGTTTAAAAAAGATAATTTATTATTAAACAATATTTCTAAAAATGATTATAAATTTAATTCAAGCACTTTACCGATTTTTCAAAGTAAAATTAAGCACGATGTTATTCAATTGATAAATGATTTTTTCGAAGAAAACAAGATATCATCGGGTGCTAAAAACATTAAATTATGAATTAAATCTGTTTTTAACATTAAAGTTAGTGTTAAAACAATTCTAAAAATAATGAAAGATAACGAATTTAAATTTCAAAGCCCTTACCGATTCAAGCGAAGCAAAATTCTAGGTCGCGATTTAATGGAAAAAACCATTAGAGCTGATTTGATCGAAAACAATTTTAGTGCTAACAATTGCGGCGAAAAAATCGGAATTGATGGAACCATATTTAAGCTATTAATTGATGGTAAGAAAGTTGAATTACTTTGTGAAATTGCCTATGATTTCTACAGTCGCAAAGTAATTGGATGAAAATTTGGTACCAGCGAAAATGCACAAATTGTTTTGGATGTTATAAAACAAGTACACAAATATTGTTTGAAAAATAGTTTCAATGATGCAATTATTCAATCTGATCGCGGCAGAGCAAATGCCTCAATTATAGTTAAAAATTTCGAAGAAAAACAAAATAACTTTATCATGTCGATGTCTAAAGCGGGTTTTAAACATAACGCACCAACAGAATCTATGAATGGTTGAATAAAGACAATTTTTTTTAAAACTTGTGGAATAGAATTTGATAGCATAGAAAATTTTGAAAATGAATTTAGTAAATTTGTTTTTGCCAAAAATAATCTACAAAATTTAAGGTATTAA
- a CDS encoding SemiSWEET family sugar transporter, producing the protein MNIAIEVIGWIGFTTASLLLIPQVIKTIKTNDTSTISTSMFIVGLINFTTWTIYGFLIASPQIYIANIIAVTCNIIILGYIIKNHYKAKKAKNNEINNNI; encoded by the coding sequence ATGAATATAGCAATTGAAGTAATTGGATGAATTGGCTTTACAACTGCTTCATTATTGTTAATTCCTCAAGTTATCAAAACAATTAAAACCAATGATACTTCAACAATTTCAACTTCAATGTTTATTGTCGGACTAATCAACTTTACAACCTGAACTATATATGGTTTCTTAATAGCGTCACCTCAAATTTATATTGCAAATATTATTGCGGTGACTTGCAACATTATCATTCTAGGTTATATCATTAAAAACCATTATAAGGCCAAAAAAGCAAAAAACAATGAAATTAACAACAATATTTAA
- a CDS encoding glycoside hydrolase family 1 protein produces MKNLKFPKGFLLGGAGAANQFEGAFDQDKKGLSIADLKTWDEKLDRKKLDSSSLDLDREKYEESKNGNPKNIYPNRFGIDFYNKYKDDLILFKEVGLNCFRTSFAWTRFFPNGDEKNPNQLAIKHYKNLLTEAKKLNIEVVVTISHYESPIGLLEKQNTWLSKQTIHDYLRFVEILAKEYKDLVKYWMPFNEINCTVLSAFTGGGFLLEKNDLKAEEKKYQALHNQFVAQAMAKKIIKEIDPSAQVGCMIAAFSSYPATCKPEDVRANQLKSQLQMYMYFDMAAKGIYSPFILKYFKDENINLEITSQESDYLKKYTMDFLSFSYYMSSVTSANPENNQSGNIIIGEKNPYLSATEWGWQIDPQGLRILMNDLYDRYRLPLFISENGIGVDEKLDPKTLTVNDNYRIDYLKEHLKNLLLAIEDGVECIGYTMWTAIDLVSASTREMSKRYGLIYVDRNDDGSGSNKRFIKKSGKWFKEVSESNGSLLWKLE; encoded by the coding sequence ATGAAAAACTTAAAATTTCCTAAAGGCTTTCTTTTGGGAGGAGCTGGCGCTGCTAACCAATTTGAAGGTGCATTTGATCAAGACAAAAAAGGTTTATCGATTGCTGATTTGAAAACCTGGGATGAAAAATTAGATCGTAAAAAATTAGATTCTTCTAGTTTGGATTTGGATAGAGAAAAATATGAAGAATCAAAAAATGGAAATCCCAAAAATATTTATCCTAACCGTTTTGGAATAGATTTCTACAATAAATATAAAGATGACTTAATTTTATTCAAAGAAGTTGGCTTAAATTGTTTTCGTACAAGTTTTGCATGAACTAGATTTTTTCCTAACGGAGATGAAAAAAATCCTAATCAGTTAGCAATAAAACATTATAAGAATTTACTAACAGAAGCCAAAAAATTGAATATCGAAGTAGTTGTCACAATTTCGCATTATGAATCTCCGATAGGATTATTGGAAAAACAAAATACTTGACTGTCAAAACAAACTATACACGATTATTTAAGATTTGTTGAAATATTGGCAAAAGAATATAAAGATTTAGTAAAATACTGAATGCCATTTAACGAAATCAATTGTACAGTTCTGTCGGCTTTCACAGGTGGGGGATTCTTGCTTGAAAAAAATGACTTAAAAGCTGAAGAAAAAAAATACCAAGCCTTACATAATCAATTTGTGGCTCAAGCAATGGCTAAAAAAATTATCAAAGAAATCGACCCATCTGCGCAAGTTGGATGTATGATAGCCGCTTTCAGTTCATATCCTGCAACTTGTAAACCCGAGGATGTTCGTGCGAACCAATTAAAATCTCAACTGCAAATGTACATGTACTTTGATATGGCTGCTAAAGGAATTTATTCTCCATTTATTCTAAAGTACTTTAAGGACGAGAATATTAATTTAGAAATAACTTCTCAAGAATCTGATTATCTCAAAAAATATACAATGGATTTTCTATCATTTAGTTATTACATGAGCTCGGTTACTTCAGCCAATCCTGAAAATAATCAATCAGGAAACATTATTATTGGTGAAAAAAATCCTTACCTATCTGCAACTGAATGGGGATGACAAATAGATCCACAGGGTTTAAGAATACTAATGAATGATTTATATGATCGTTATAGATTGCCTTTATTTATTAGTGAAAATGGAATTGGAGTAGATGAAAAATTAGATCCAAAAACTTTAACAGTTAATGATAATTATCGCATTGACTATTTAAAAGAACATTTAAAAAACTTATTATTAGCAATCGAGGATGGGGTTGAATGTATCGGTTACACAATGTGAACTGCAATTGATTTAGTATCAGCTTCCACTAGAGAAATGTCAAAACGTTATGGCCTTATTTATGTTGATCGAAATGATGATGGAAGTGGTTCTAATAAAAGATTTATAAAAAAATCTGGAAAATGATTTAAAGAAGTGAGCGAATCAAATGGTAGTTTGCTTTGAAAGTTGGAATAA